A window from Primulina huaijiensis isolate GDHJ02 chromosome 11, ASM1229523v2, whole genome shotgun sequence encodes these proteins:
- the LOC140989039 gene encoding uncharacterized protein isoform X4, which produces MSGLGVFEFEDSLWDEFFRVDQVVSNDGLGSSNDHFPWHDSLSNPLCEVNCNSSHSENGSVSRYTHLRRKQGGCSSLHDKCNCMSDTDSWSYKRTAVLPFSSESDSMDETSSVAFDDIRSSCHVFKINRADSHGGEFPENGTYLGGRRTHVDDQSETTHQESSFNSFENIDSTGFFSGVCPDIQSFEDVEMMFRSPDSTFGVGVNKDELSWLSPDKDEGEFRFEFSCPKSSKEDRDSSKSNLADDSAMASVPIKFKESSCTLGNFDSDVPFVNGPAIPDSKDGFFPRDERVGINDALCPSIFTNSHSKTKGGGAIHGLKKQFKPLNQLKGIRKEHDSGKGSCRYLSNRPIKVTQLHSAATSYEDPSAQLQQQQKQALGLLNLISNAPLENSHLPDQTTANQPSSAVKPGIEKMEKQHSNQGNESSVNNWLEDANIVGQAYESGSRSVGKQVHLCGDKFEDTIDADGVSLVNPAKLGSATVQESSTRSLDDISPEAASVCQLQLVMEWLDFRTRLCIRDGLYRLAQGADQRHNFANLCGSSANERTSSGILIAEGTKTCSNFTNMEAGTNPIDRSIAHLLFHRPSDTCAIPALDS; this is translated from the exons ATGTCAGGCTTGGGCGTATTTGAG TTCGAAGACTCGCTGTGGGATGAATTTTTTCGGGTTGATCAAGTGGTGTCCAATGATGGGTTGGGATCTTCCAATGATCATTTCCCGTGGCACGACAGCTTGAGTAATCCTCTCTGTGAAGTAAATTGTAATTCAAGCCATTCTGAGAACGGATCTGTTTCTAGATACACGCATTTGAGAAGAAAACAGGGTGGATGTTCAAGTCTGCATGATAAATGCAATTGTATGTCAGATACAGATTCATGGTCCTACAAACGAACTGCCGTGTTACCTTTTTCATCTGAAAGTGACTCAATGGACGAAACATCAAGTGTAGCTTTTGATGATATCAGGTCATCATGCCATGTATTCAAAATCAACCGTGCAGATTCCCACGGTGGCGAGTTTCCTGAGAATGGGACCTATCTTGGTGGCAGGAGAACCCATGTGGATGACCAATCTGAAACAACTCACCAAGAAAGTAGTTTCAATTCTTTTGAGAACATAGATTCTACTGGTTTCTTCTCTGGTGTTTGTCCCGATATACAAAGCTTTGAAGACGTTGAGATGATGTTTAG AAGTCCTGATTCAACATTTGGTGTTGGAGTCAATAAAGATGAATTGAGTTGGTTATCACCAGATAAAGATGAAGGAGAATTTAGATTTGAGTTTTCATGTCCTAAGTCAAGTAAAGAAGACAGAGACTCCTCAAAGAGCAATCTGGCTGATGATTCTGCCATGGCGAGTGTGCCAATAAAGTTTAAAGAAAGTTCTTGTACGTTGGGGAATTTTGATTCTGATGTTCCTTTTGTGAATGGACCTGCTATACCTGATAGCAAGGATGGATTTTTCCCTAGAGATGAG AGGGTAGGAATCAATGATGCACTCTGTCCAAGCATTTTTACTAATAGTCATTCCAAAACCAAAGGTGGTGGAGCG ATTCATGGACTCAAAAAGCAGTTCAAGCCACTGAACCAGCTGAAGGGCATTAGAAAAGAACATGATTCTGGAAAAGGCAGTTGCAGATATCTGAGTAACCGTCCAATTAAAGTCACTCAACTCCATTCTGCGGCCACTTCTTATGAGGATCCATCTGCACAATTGCAACAGCAACAGAAACAAGCTCTGGGCTTACTGAATTTGATCTCTAATGCACCTTTAGAGAATAGTCATTTACCAGATCAGACTACAGCAAATCAACCATCCTCTGCTGTCAAAC CAGGAATTGAAAAGATGGAAAAGCAACACAGCAATCAAGGTAATGAATCTTCTGTGAATAATTGGCTTGAAGATGCAAATATAGTGGGGCAGGCCTATGAAAGTGGTTCTCGATCAGTGGGGAAGCAAGTCCATCTTTGTGGAGACAAATTTGAGGATACTATTGATGCTGATGGAGTCAGCCTGGTAAATCCAGCGAAACTAGGCTCTGCAACTGTACAAGAAAGCTCAACCCGGAGTTTGGATGATATTTCCCCAGAAGCAGCTAGTGTTTGCCAGCTTCAGCTCGTAATGGAATGG TTGGATTTCAGAACGAGGCTATGCATAAGGGATGGTTTGTACCGTTTGGCGCAGGGTGCTGATCAGAGGCATAATTTTGCAAATCTGTGTGGTAGTTCTGCTAACGAAAGAACTTCCAGTGGAATACTCATTGCGGAAGGAACAAAAAC GTGCTCCAATTTCACGAATATGGAAGCAGGTACAAATCCTATTGATCGTTCAATAGCACACTTGTTGTTTCACC
- the LOC140989039 gene encoding uncharacterized protein isoform X5 produces MSGLGVFEFEDSLWDEFFRVDQVVSNDGLGSSNDHFPWHDSLSNPLCEVNCNSSHSENGSVSRYTHLRRKQGGCSSLHDKCNCMSDTDSWSYKRTAVLPFSSESDSMDETSSVAFDDIRSSCHVFKINRADSHGGEFPENGTYLGGRRTHVDDQSETTHQESSFNSFENIDSTGFFSGVCPDIQSFEDVEMMFRSPDSTFGVGVNKDELSWLSPDKDEGEFRFEFSCPKSSKEDRDSSKSNLADDSAMASVPIKFKESSCTLGNFDSDVPFVNGPAIPDSKDGFFPRDERVGINDALCPSIFTNSHSKTKGGGAIHGLKKQFKPLNQLKGIRKEHDSGKGSCRYLSNRPIKVTQLHSAATSYEDPSAQLQQQQKQALGLLNLISNAPLENSHLPDQTTANQPSSAVKRIEKMEKQHSNQGNESSVNNWLEDANIVGQAYESGSRSVGKQVHLCGDKFEDTIDADGVSLVNPAKLGSATVQESSTRSLDDISPEAASVCQLQLVMEWLDFRTRLCIRDGLYRLAQGADQRHNFANLCGSSANERTSSGILIAEGTKTCSNFTNMEAGTNPIDRSIAHLLFHRPSDTCAIPALDS; encoded by the exons ATGTCAGGCTTGGGCGTATTTGAG TTCGAAGACTCGCTGTGGGATGAATTTTTTCGGGTTGATCAAGTGGTGTCCAATGATGGGTTGGGATCTTCCAATGATCATTTCCCGTGGCACGACAGCTTGAGTAATCCTCTCTGTGAAGTAAATTGTAATTCAAGCCATTCTGAGAACGGATCTGTTTCTAGATACACGCATTTGAGAAGAAAACAGGGTGGATGTTCAAGTCTGCATGATAAATGCAATTGTATGTCAGATACAGATTCATGGTCCTACAAACGAACTGCCGTGTTACCTTTTTCATCTGAAAGTGACTCAATGGACGAAACATCAAGTGTAGCTTTTGATGATATCAGGTCATCATGCCATGTATTCAAAATCAACCGTGCAGATTCCCACGGTGGCGAGTTTCCTGAGAATGGGACCTATCTTGGTGGCAGGAGAACCCATGTGGATGACCAATCTGAAACAACTCACCAAGAAAGTAGTTTCAATTCTTTTGAGAACATAGATTCTACTGGTTTCTTCTCTGGTGTTTGTCCCGATATACAAAGCTTTGAAGACGTTGAGATGATGTTTAG AAGTCCTGATTCAACATTTGGTGTTGGAGTCAATAAAGATGAATTGAGTTGGTTATCACCAGATAAAGATGAAGGAGAATTTAGATTTGAGTTTTCATGTCCTAAGTCAAGTAAAGAAGACAGAGACTCCTCAAAGAGCAATCTGGCTGATGATTCTGCCATGGCGAGTGTGCCAATAAAGTTTAAAGAAAGTTCTTGTACGTTGGGGAATTTTGATTCTGATGTTCCTTTTGTGAATGGACCTGCTATACCTGATAGCAAGGATGGATTTTTCCCTAGAGATGAG AGGGTAGGAATCAATGATGCACTCTGTCCAAGCATTTTTACTAATAGTCATTCCAAAACCAAAGGTGGTGGAGCG ATTCATGGACTCAAAAAGCAGTTCAAGCCACTGAACCAGCTGAAGGGCATTAGAAAAGAACATGATTCTGGAAAAGGCAGTTGCAGATATCTGAGTAACCGTCCAATTAAAGTCACTCAACTCCATTCTGCGGCCACTTCTTATGAGGATCCATCTGCACAATTGCAACAGCAACAGAAACAAGCTCTGGGCTTACTGAATTTGATCTCTAATGCACCTTTAGAGAATAGTCATTTACCAGATCAGACTACAGCAAATCAACCATCCTCTGCTGTCAAAC GAATTGAAAAGATGGAAAAGCAACACAGCAATCAAGGTAATGAATCTTCTGTGAATAATTGGCTTGAAGATGCAAATATAGTGGGGCAGGCCTATGAAAGTGGTTCTCGATCAGTGGGGAAGCAAGTCCATCTTTGTGGAGACAAATTTGAGGATACTATTGATGCTGATGGAGTCAGCCTGGTAAATCCAGCGAAACTAGGCTCTGCAACTGTACAAGAAAGCTCAACCCGGAGTTTGGATGATATTTCCCCAGAAGCAGCTAGTGTTTGCCAGCTTCAGCTCGTAATGGAATGG TTGGATTTCAGAACGAGGCTATGCATAAGGGATGGTTTGTACCGTTTGGCGCAGGGTGCTGATCAGAGGCATAATTTTGCAAATCTGTGTGGTAGTTCTGCTAACGAAAGAACTTCCAGTGGAATACTCATTGCGGAAGGAACAAAAAC GTGCTCCAATTTCACGAATATGGAAGCAGGTACAAATCCTATTGATCGTTCAATAGCACACTTGTTGTTTCACC
- the LOC140989039 gene encoding uncharacterized protein isoform X1, translated as MSGLGVFEFEDSLWDEFFRVDQVVSNDGLGSSNDHFPWHDSLSNPLCEVNCNSSHSENGSVSRYTHLRRKQGGCSSLHDKCNCMSDTDSWSYKRTAVLPFSSESDSMDETSSVAFDDIRSSCHVFKINRADSHGGEFPENGTYLGGRRTHVDDQSETTHQESSFNSFENIDSTGFFSGVCPDIQSFEDVEMMFRSPDSTFGVGVNKDELSWLSPDKDEGEFRFEFSCPKSSKEDRDSSKSNLADDSAMASVPIKFKESSCTLGNFDSDVPFVNGPAIPDSKDGFFPRDERVGINDALCPSIFTNSHSKTKGGGAIHGLKKQFKPLNQLKGIRKEHDSGKGSCRYLSNRPIKVTQLHSAATSYEDPSAQLQQQQKQALGLLNLISNAPLENSHLPDQTTANQPSSAVKRKAGIEKMEKQHSNQGNESSVNNWLEDANIVGQAYESGSRSVGKQVHLCGDKFEDTIDADGVSLVNPAKLGSATVQESSTRSLDDISPEAASVCQLQLVMEWLDFRTRLCIRDGLYRLAQGADQRHNFANLCGSSANERTSSGILIAEGTKTCSNFTNMEAGTNPIDRSIAHLLFHRPSDTCAIPALDS; from the exons ATGTCAGGCTTGGGCGTATTTGAG TTCGAAGACTCGCTGTGGGATGAATTTTTTCGGGTTGATCAAGTGGTGTCCAATGATGGGTTGGGATCTTCCAATGATCATTTCCCGTGGCACGACAGCTTGAGTAATCCTCTCTGTGAAGTAAATTGTAATTCAAGCCATTCTGAGAACGGATCTGTTTCTAGATACACGCATTTGAGAAGAAAACAGGGTGGATGTTCAAGTCTGCATGATAAATGCAATTGTATGTCAGATACAGATTCATGGTCCTACAAACGAACTGCCGTGTTACCTTTTTCATCTGAAAGTGACTCAATGGACGAAACATCAAGTGTAGCTTTTGATGATATCAGGTCATCATGCCATGTATTCAAAATCAACCGTGCAGATTCCCACGGTGGCGAGTTTCCTGAGAATGGGACCTATCTTGGTGGCAGGAGAACCCATGTGGATGACCAATCTGAAACAACTCACCAAGAAAGTAGTTTCAATTCTTTTGAGAACATAGATTCTACTGGTTTCTTCTCTGGTGTTTGTCCCGATATACAAAGCTTTGAAGACGTTGAGATGATGTTTAG AAGTCCTGATTCAACATTTGGTGTTGGAGTCAATAAAGATGAATTGAGTTGGTTATCACCAGATAAAGATGAAGGAGAATTTAGATTTGAGTTTTCATGTCCTAAGTCAAGTAAAGAAGACAGAGACTCCTCAAAGAGCAATCTGGCTGATGATTCTGCCATGGCGAGTGTGCCAATAAAGTTTAAAGAAAGTTCTTGTACGTTGGGGAATTTTGATTCTGATGTTCCTTTTGTGAATGGACCTGCTATACCTGATAGCAAGGATGGATTTTTCCCTAGAGATGAG AGGGTAGGAATCAATGATGCACTCTGTCCAAGCATTTTTACTAATAGTCATTCCAAAACCAAAGGTGGTGGAGCG ATTCATGGACTCAAAAAGCAGTTCAAGCCACTGAACCAGCTGAAGGGCATTAGAAAAGAACATGATTCTGGAAAAGGCAGTTGCAGATATCTGAGTAACCGTCCAATTAAAGTCACTCAACTCCATTCTGCGGCCACTTCTTATGAGGATCCATCTGCACAATTGCAACAGCAACAGAAACAAGCTCTGGGCTTACTGAATTTGATCTCTAATGCACCTTTAGAGAATAGTCATTTACCAGATCAGACTACAGCAAATCAACCATCCTCTGCTGTCAAACGTAAGG CAGGAATTGAAAAGATGGAAAAGCAACACAGCAATCAAGGTAATGAATCTTCTGTGAATAATTGGCTTGAAGATGCAAATATAGTGGGGCAGGCCTATGAAAGTGGTTCTCGATCAGTGGGGAAGCAAGTCCATCTTTGTGGAGACAAATTTGAGGATACTATTGATGCTGATGGAGTCAGCCTGGTAAATCCAGCGAAACTAGGCTCTGCAACTGTACAAGAAAGCTCAACCCGGAGTTTGGATGATATTTCCCCAGAAGCAGCTAGTGTTTGCCAGCTTCAGCTCGTAATGGAATGG TTGGATTTCAGAACGAGGCTATGCATAAGGGATGGTTTGTACCGTTTGGCGCAGGGTGCTGATCAGAGGCATAATTTTGCAAATCTGTGTGGTAGTTCTGCTAACGAAAGAACTTCCAGTGGAATACTCATTGCGGAAGGAACAAAAAC GTGCTCCAATTTCACGAATATGGAAGCAGGTACAAATCCTATTGATCGTTCAATAGCACACTTGTTGTTTCACC
- the LOC140989039 gene encoding uncharacterized protein isoform X2, giving the protein MSGLGVFEFEDSLWDEFFRVDQVVSNDGLGSSNDHFPWHDSLSNPLCEVNCNSSHSENGSVSRYTHLRRKQGGCSSLHDKCNCMSDTDSWSYKRTAVLPFSSESDSMDETSSVAFDDIRSSCHVFKINRADSHGGEFPENGTYLGGRRTHVDDQSETTHQESSFNSFENIDSTGFFSGVCPDIQSFEDVEMMFRSPDSTFGVGVNKDELSWLSPDKDEGEFRFEFSCPKSSKEDRDSSKSNLADDSAMASVPIKFKESSCTLGNFDSDVPFVNGPAIPDSKDGFFPRDERVGINDALCPSIFTNSHSKTKGGGAIHGLKKQFKPLNQLKGIRKEHDSGKGSCRYLSNRPIKVTQLHSAATSYEDPSAQLQQQQKQALGLLNLISNAPLENSHLPDQTTANQPSSAVKRKGIEKMEKQHSNQGNESSVNNWLEDANIVGQAYESGSRSVGKQVHLCGDKFEDTIDADGVSLVNPAKLGSATVQESSTRSLDDISPEAASVCQLQLVMEWLDFRTRLCIRDGLYRLAQGADQRHNFANLCGSSANERTSSGILIAEGTKTCSNFTNMEAGTNPIDRSIAHLLFHRPSDTCAIPALDS; this is encoded by the exons ATGTCAGGCTTGGGCGTATTTGAG TTCGAAGACTCGCTGTGGGATGAATTTTTTCGGGTTGATCAAGTGGTGTCCAATGATGGGTTGGGATCTTCCAATGATCATTTCCCGTGGCACGACAGCTTGAGTAATCCTCTCTGTGAAGTAAATTGTAATTCAAGCCATTCTGAGAACGGATCTGTTTCTAGATACACGCATTTGAGAAGAAAACAGGGTGGATGTTCAAGTCTGCATGATAAATGCAATTGTATGTCAGATACAGATTCATGGTCCTACAAACGAACTGCCGTGTTACCTTTTTCATCTGAAAGTGACTCAATGGACGAAACATCAAGTGTAGCTTTTGATGATATCAGGTCATCATGCCATGTATTCAAAATCAACCGTGCAGATTCCCACGGTGGCGAGTTTCCTGAGAATGGGACCTATCTTGGTGGCAGGAGAACCCATGTGGATGACCAATCTGAAACAACTCACCAAGAAAGTAGTTTCAATTCTTTTGAGAACATAGATTCTACTGGTTTCTTCTCTGGTGTTTGTCCCGATATACAAAGCTTTGAAGACGTTGAGATGATGTTTAG AAGTCCTGATTCAACATTTGGTGTTGGAGTCAATAAAGATGAATTGAGTTGGTTATCACCAGATAAAGATGAAGGAGAATTTAGATTTGAGTTTTCATGTCCTAAGTCAAGTAAAGAAGACAGAGACTCCTCAAAGAGCAATCTGGCTGATGATTCTGCCATGGCGAGTGTGCCAATAAAGTTTAAAGAAAGTTCTTGTACGTTGGGGAATTTTGATTCTGATGTTCCTTTTGTGAATGGACCTGCTATACCTGATAGCAAGGATGGATTTTTCCCTAGAGATGAG AGGGTAGGAATCAATGATGCACTCTGTCCAAGCATTTTTACTAATAGTCATTCCAAAACCAAAGGTGGTGGAGCG ATTCATGGACTCAAAAAGCAGTTCAAGCCACTGAACCAGCTGAAGGGCATTAGAAAAGAACATGATTCTGGAAAAGGCAGTTGCAGATATCTGAGTAACCGTCCAATTAAAGTCACTCAACTCCATTCTGCGGCCACTTCTTATGAGGATCCATCTGCACAATTGCAACAGCAACAGAAACAAGCTCTGGGCTTACTGAATTTGATCTCTAATGCACCTTTAGAGAATAGTCATTTACCAGATCAGACTACAGCAAATCAACCATCCTCTGCTGTCAAACGTAAGG GAATTGAAAAGATGGAAAAGCAACACAGCAATCAAGGTAATGAATCTTCTGTGAATAATTGGCTTGAAGATGCAAATATAGTGGGGCAGGCCTATGAAAGTGGTTCTCGATCAGTGGGGAAGCAAGTCCATCTTTGTGGAGACAAATTTGAGGATACTATTGATGCTGATGGAGTCAGCCTGGTAAATCCAGCGAAACTAGGCTCTGCAACTGTACAAGAAAGCTCAACCCGGAGTTTGGATGATATTTCCCCAGAAGCAGCTAGTGTTTGCCAGCTTCAGCTCGTAATGGAATGG TTGGATTTCAGAACGAGGCTATGCATAAGGGATGGTTTGTACCGTTTGGCGCAGGGTGCTGATCAGAGGCATAATTTTGCAAATCTGTGTGGTAGTTCTGCTAACGAAAGAACTTCCAGTGGAATACTCATTGCGGAAGGAACAAAAAC GTGCTCCAATTTCACGAATATGGAAGCAGGTACAAATCCTATTGATCGTTCAATAGCACACTTGTTGTTTCACC
- the LOC140989039 gene encoding uncharacterized protein isoform X3 codes for MSGLGVFEFEDSLWDEFFRVDQVVSNDGLGSSNDHFPWHDSLSNPLCEVNCNSSHSENGSVSRYTHLRRKQGGCSSLHDKCNCMSDTDSWSYKRTAVLPFSSESDSMDETSSVAFDDIRSSCHVFKINRADSHGGEFPENGTYLGGRRTHVDDQSETTHQESSFNSFENIDSTGFFSGVCPDIQSFEDVEMMFSPDSTFGVGVNKDELSWLSPDKDEGEFRFEFSCPKSSKEDRDSSKSNLADDSAMASVPIKFKESSCTLGNFDSDVPFVNGPAIPDSKDGFFPRDERVGINDALCPSIFTNSHSKTKGGGAIHGLKKQFKPLNQLKGIRKEHDSGKGSCRYLSNRPIKVTQLHSAATSYEDPSAQLQQQQKQALGLLNLISNAPLENSHLPDQTTANQPSSAVKRKAGIEKMEKQHSNQGNESSVNNWLEDANIVGQAYESGSRSVGKQVHLCGDKFEDTIDADGVSLVNPAKLGSATVQESSTRSLDDISPEAASVCQLQLVMEWLDFRTRLCIRDGLYRLAQGADQRHNFANLCGSSANERTSSGILIAEGTKTCSNFTNMEAGTNPIDRSIAHLLFHRPSDTCAIPALDS; via the exons ATGTCAGGCTTGGGCGTATTTGAG TTCGAAGACTCGCTGTGGGATGAATTTTTTCGGGTTGATCAAGTGGTGTCCAATGATGGGTTGGGATCTTCCAATGATCATTTCCCGTGGCACGACAGCTTGAGTAATCCTCTCTGTGAAGTAAATTGTAATTCAAGCCATTCTGAGAACGGATCTGTTTCTAGATACACGCATTTGAGAAGAAAACAGGGTGGATGTTCAAGTCTGCATGATAAATGCAATTGTATGTCAGATACAGATTCATGGTCCTACAAACGAACTGCCGTGTTACCTTTTTCATCTGAAAGTGACTCAATGGACGAAACATCAAGTGTAGCTTTTGATGATATCAGGTCATCATGCCATGTATTCAAAATCAACCGTGCAGATTCCCACGGTGGCGAGTTTCCTGAGAATGGGACCTATCTTGGTGGCAGGAGAACCCATGTGGATGACCAATCTGAAACAACTCACCAAGAAAGTAGTTTCAATTCTTTTGAGAACATAGATTCTACTGGTTTCTTCTCTGGTGTTTGTCCCGATATACAAAGCTTTGAAGACGTTGAGATGATGTTTAG TCCTGATTCAACATTTGGTGTTGGAGTCAATAAAGATGAATTGAGTTGGTTATCACCAGATAAAGATGAAGGAGAATTTAGATTTGAGTTTTCATGTCCTAAGTCAAGTAAAGAAGACAGAGACTCCTCAAAGAGCAATCTGGCTGATGATTCTGCCATGGCGAGTGTGCCAATAAAGTTTAAAGAAAGTTCTTGTACGTTGGGGAATTTTGATTCTGATGTTCCTTTTGTGAATGGACCTGCTATACCTGATAGCAAGGATGGATTTTTCCCTAGAGATGAG AGGGTAGGAATCAATGATGCACTCTGTCCAAGCATTTTTACTAATAGTCATTCCAAAACCAAAGGTGGTGGAGCG ATTCATGGACTCAAAAAGCAGTTCAAGCCACTGAACCAGCTGAAGGGCATTAGAAAAGAACATGATTCTGGAAAAGGCAGTTGCAGATATCTGAGTAACCGTCCAATTAAAGTCACTCAACTCCATTCTGCGGCCACTTCTTATGAGGATCCATCTGCACAATTGCAACAGCAACAGAAACAAGCTCTGGGCTTACTGAATTTGATCTCTAATGCACCTTTAGAGAATAGTCATTTACCAGATCAGACTACAGCAAATCAACCATCCTCTGCTGTCAAACGTAAGG CAGGAATTGAAAAGATGGAAAAGCAACACAGCAATCAAGGTAATGAATCTTCTGTGAATAATTGGCTTGAAGATGCAAATATAGTGGGGCAGGCCTATGAAAGTGGTTCTCGATCAGTGGGGAAGCAAGTCCATCTTTGTGGAGACAAATTTGAGGATACTATTGATGCTGATGGAGTCAGCCTGGTAAATCCAGCGAAACTAGGCTCTGCAACTGTACAAGAAAGCTCAACCCGGAGTTTGGATGATATTTCCCCAGAAGCAGCTAGTGTTTGCCAGCTTCAGCTCGTAATGGAATGG TTGGATTTCAGAACGAGGCTATGCATAAGGGATGGTTTGTACCGTTTGGCGCAGGGTGCTGATCAGAGGCATAATTTTGCAAATCTGTGTGGTAGTTCTGCTAACGAAAGAACTTCCAGTGGAATACTCATTGCGGAAGGAACAAAAAC GTGCTCCAATTTCACGAATATGGAAGCAGGTACAAATCCTATTGATCGTTCAATAGCACACTTGTTGTTTCACC